In Kutzneria kofuensis, the DNA window GGCTCGCCCCAGCCGGCCGGGCGCCGCCCCTACTCCCGGCGGAGAGCGGCGCTGCCCCAGCTGTCGGGTCACCGCTGGCTGAGAACCGCCGTCATCGGAGCCGGCCTGTTCGCCTTGGCCGCCTGTGGTTCCCCCGCCGCGATGAACGCCGCGCAGACCGGTACCACCACCGCGTCGCCGACCACCACCGCCACGTCGCCGCCGACGACCTCGATCACCCTGGTACCGCCGCCGAGTTCCGGCCCGCCGCCGACCTCCGCGCCGCCCGCGAAGGCCACCGGCCCGACCGTGCCGCCCAACCAGGTCGACTACGCCGGCGCCGCCGAGAGCGTCCCGCAGACCGTGTGGGAGCAGGACGGCGGCAAGACCCTCGTGGTGATGGCCGAGGAGGGCGGCTGCGTCAAGGTCGAGGCCCAGGTCGTCAAGCAGACCGCCGACGAGGTCGACGTCGCGCTGGTGAGCATCGCCCAGACGCACCGCGTGTGCCCGCTCTACGTCCGCAACGTCCCCGTCGCCGTCCACCTGGACGCGCCGTTGGGGAACCGCAAGGTCGTGCTGACAACCCAGATCGGCACGCAACGCTAGCCACGCCGCCGCCGATAACCCGCGTGTGGTCCCTGCCCGGCGGCAGGGGTCGGGCAGGGGCCACACGCGGGACTCCTCGGAAGGGCGTTGGCGATGACCGCACGCTTGCTCGGCTGTCTCCTGGTGCTCGGCACGGCCGTCGTCGCCGCCCTGAAACCCGTCTCCGGCATGGGCGAGGCAGTGGTTCTCGGCGTGTTGTTCGCCGTGCACATCGCGGCTTTCCTGAGCGGCCGGCCACCCGTCTCCGCGATGGCCACGGGCTTCGCCGCCGGCCTGCTGTGGCTGGGGCTGGTCGTGATCCTGCCGCCGGTGGCCGCCACCATCGGACCGGCCGTGGTTCTCACCGCCGTCGCCGTCGCCGGGACGCTGTGGCTGACCCGGCGGCCCGTCGCCGCGCTCCACAGCGCCGTCGCCGCCGTGCTGTCGATCGTGGCGTTCGCCTGGCTGCTGCTCGCCCACGGGCCCGCCGGCCTCGTCCCGCACGACCGGATCCCGGTGGCGCAGACCAGGATCGAGGCCGCCGACCACTACCTGTGGCTGCTGCTCATCGGCGCGGCGCTGTCCGCCGGCGTGATCGTGTACGCCGCCGTGGACGCGAAACGGGGCCGAGTCCGCGGACCCGGCCCCGTTCGTCTGGTCGGCTAGCGGCGGAAGGAGATCTGCAGCGTCGGCGCGGACGTCTCGGAGAAGAAGTCGTTGCCCTTGTCGTCGACGACGATGAACGCCGGGAAGTCCTCGACCTCGATCTTCCACACGGCTTCCATGCCGAGCTCCGGGTACTCCAGGACCTCGACCTTGCGGATGCAGTCCTTGGCCAGCCGGGCGGCGGGGCCGCCGATCGAGCCGAGGTAGAAGCCGCCGTGGGACCGGCACGCGTCGGTGACCTGCCGGGACCGGTTGCCCTTGGCCAGCATCACCAGCGAGCCGCCGGCGGCCTGGAACTGCTCGACGTAGGAGTCCATCCGGCCGGCGGTGGTCGGGCCGAACGAGCCGGAGGCGTAGCCCTCAGGGGTCTTGGCCGGGCCGGCGTAGTAGACGGGGTGGTCGCGCAGGTACTGCGGCATCGGCTCGCCGGCGTCCAGCCGCTCCTTGATCTTGGCGTGGGCGATGTCGCGGGCGACGACGAGCGGGCCGGTCAGCGACAGCCGGGTCTTCACCGGCAGCGCGGACAGCGTCCGCCGGATCTCGTCCATCGGCTGGTTCAGGTCGATCCGGACGACGTCGTCGGACAGCTGCTCGTCGCTGACCTCGGGCAGGAACTGCGCCGGGTCGCGCTCCAGCTGCTCCAGGAACACGCCATCGGCGGTGATCTTGGCCTTGGCCTGGCGGTCGGCCGAGCAGGACACGGCGATGCCGACCGGGCAGGACGCGCCGTGCCGGGGAAGCCGGATGACCCGCACGTCGTGGCAGAAGTACTTGCCGCCGAACTGCGCGCCGATGCCGAACTCGCGGGTCATCGCCAGCACCTGCTGCTCCAGGTCGGTGTCCCGGAACGCGCGGCCGTCGGCCGAGCCCTCGGTCGGCAGGTTGTCCAGGTAGCGGGCCGACGCCAGCTTGGCGACCTTCAGGTTGTACTCGGCGGAGGTGCCGCCGACGACGATCGCCAGGTGGTACGGCGGGCACGCGGCCGTGCCCAGCGAGCGCAGCTTCTCGTCCAGGAAGCGGGCCAGCCGCGTCGGGTTCAGCAGCGCCTTCGTCTCCTGGTACAGGAACGTCTTGTTGGCGCTGCCGCCGCCCTTGGCCATGAACAGGAACTCGTAGACCGGTTCCTGGCCCGCCTTGTGGTACAGCTCGATCTGCGCCGGCAGGTTGGTGCCGGTGTTCTTCTCGTCCCAGAACGTCACCGGCGACATCTGCGAGTAGCGCAGGTTCAGCTGCTGGTAGGCGTCGTATACGCCCTCCGACAGCGCCGCCTCGTCGTCACCGCCGGTGAGCACGGTCTCCGTGCGCTTGCCGACGACGATCGCCGTGCCCGTGTCCTGGCACATCGGCAGCACCCCGCCCGCCGACACGCAGGCGTTGCGCAGCAGGTCGGTGGCCACGAAGCGGTCGTTCCCGCTGGCCTCGGGGTCGTCGATGATCGACCGCAGCTGCTTGAGGTGGCTGGTGCGCAGCAGGTGCTGGATGTCCTTGATCGCCTCGCGCGCCAGCAGCCGCAGCGCCTCGGGCTCCACTTCGAGGAATCGCCGCCCCGCCACCTCCGTCACCCGGACCCCGTCCGGGCTGACCAGTCGGTACTCGGTGGTGGTGTCCTTGCCCAGCGGCAGCGGATCGACGTACTGGAACGAGGTGGTGGTCACGTTCGCGGGCTCCTGTGCTTGTGCCGCGCGTTCCGCGCGGGGCGAGGTCGCCTCCAAGCCGATGCCTTCCCTTGCCTCAGTTCGATCGATGGAAAGACTCGATCGAACTGAGGCCGCGGTCCAGGCATCGGCGCGACCTCGCGGGTCGGCAGCTTGGGCGACATTACCGCCGCCGGGCACACGCCTGGCGCCATCCCCGGTGTGACGGCGGACGTCACACTGAATCGCCCGATTCTTCCGGAATGCCGGATGCACCTGGATTTAACGCGCTTGGGCTCGGGCCTGCCGCCAGCGAGGAGAGTGTTCGGCCCCGCTGGTGCTTCGCACGGCCAAGGGCGAGGCAGCGGCTTGAAGGGGGCCGAGCCGCGCCGCCGGAGGCGGCGCCAAAGATACCGAGAGGCCGGGGTGGCCCCCGGCCACCCCGACCTCCCGCCGGGTGCGGTCACGAACCGTCGGTTCCCCGACTGTTCGCACCGCGAAGCTTTCTGTTGTGCGGACAAACTTTGCCGTGACGCAGATCACAAGTCAAGACGGCTGTTCGGGCGAGGCTCCGCCGATGTCTGCCCCGCGCGGTACGCGCGGCCTCAACACGATTCAGCTGGCGTACGCACGCAGCCGTTCGGCCCGGTCACCCTGCCGCAGCTTGGACATGACCTCACGCTCGATCTGGCGCACCCGCTCCCGGGACAGCCCGAACCGCTTGCCGATCTGGTCGAGGGTGCGGGGCTGGCCGTCCTCCAGGCCGTAGCGCAGCCGGATCACCGACTGCTCCCGCTCGTCCAGCGTGGCCAGCACGCGGCGGAGGTCGTCCTGCAGCAGGCCGGAGATGACGGCGCTCTCGGCGTCCGTGGCCTCGGCGTCCTCGATGAAGTCGCCCAGCGGGGCGTCCTCGTCGGTGCCGACGGGCATGTCCAGGCTCACCGGGTCCCGGGAGTGGTCGAGCAGGTCGGCGACCTTCTCCGGGGCGATGCCGGCCTCCTTGGCCAGTTCCTCGGTGGTGGCCTCGCGCCCGAGCTGCTGGTGCAGGTCCCGCTTGATCCGGGCCAGCTTGTTCACCTGCTCCACCAGGTGGACGGGCAGCCGGATGGTGCGTCCCTGGTCGGCCATGCCGCGGGTGATGGCCTGGCGGATCCACCACGTGGCGTACGTGGAGAACTTGAAGCCCTTGGTGTAGTCGAACTTCTCGACGGCCCTGATCAGGCCCAGGTTGCCCTCCTGGATCAGGTCGAGCAGCGGCATGCCCCGGCCGGTGTAGCGCTTGGCCAGCGACACCACGAGCCGGAGGTTGGCCTCCAGCAGGTGGTTCTTGGCCCGCTCGCCGTCCCGCACCAGCTGGGTGAGCTCGGACTTCCTGGTGGCGTCCAGCACCCTGGCGGTCTCGAGCATGTGCCGGGCGAACACGCCGGCCTCGATCCGCTTGGCCAGCGCCACCTCCTGCTCGGCGGTCAGCAGCTTGGTCCGGCCGATGCCGTTCAGGTACACACGCACCAGGTCGGCGGCGGGCCCCTGGGCGTCGAGATCTGCTTCGGGGCCGATCTCCTGGTCGATGGTCTGTGGGACGGTCACGGTGCTCCCTCCCCGGTCGCGGGCTGGTGTGTTGTCGCGTCACACACCGGCGCTGCGTTGCGCGGCGAGCCTTTCGGGCGAGGCACCCGAGTCGGGAATGCCTTGCGCTTGCTGGCTGGACACTGGGAAAACGCGAGCGATGGCGAAATCGTTCCCGTCTTCTCACCACTCATGACGTCTCCACGCCCGGAGCGGTTGCCCTGAGAACCTGAGGTTTCCCTGAGAGAGGGCCACCTCCACCCGTTCAGCCGGCAACCGTCCCGGTGAAACGTGAAGTCCATGTTGGACGACTGAACCGAATCGGCGGTCCATACGTTTCCAAGGCCAGGAAACCCCGGAATCATCACACTTCGACGAGCACCGTGAACGGACCGTCGTTCACGCTTTCCACCGCCATGTCGGCGCCGAACCGACCGGTGGCCACGGTGGCGCCCCGCGCACGCAGCGCGTCGACGACCGCGTCCACCAACGGCTCGGCGACCGAGCCGGGCGCGGCCTTCGTCCACGTTGGACGGCGGCCCTTCCTGGTGTCGCCGTACAACGTGAACTGGCTCACCACGAGCAGCGGAGCCCCAGTGCTGGCACAGGATTGCTCGTCGTCGAGTATCCGCAGCTCGTGCAGCTTCCGCGCCATGGTGTCGACCTGCTCGGCGCCGTCGGTGTGGGTGATCCCCAACAGCACCAACAGACCCGGCTCCTTGATCTCACCGACGACCTCGTCGCCGACGGTGACGCTCGCCCTTGTCACGCGCATGACAACAGCCCTCATGCGGGCACGACCATGCCGTGCCGCACCAGATCGCGCACGATCGGCAGCGCCGCTGTCACGAGGTCGTCGACCGACTGGCCGTGCCCGTACGCCAACAGGTGCAAGAGGTCACCCAGCGGTAGCGCCCCGCGACAACCGGCGAGCAGCGCGGCCGCCAGCTCGTCGACCTCGTGCTGCCAACCGGGACCGTCGGTGCGGTGCAGCCGCCGCACCACCGACTGCCAGCCCTCGTCGCCGGGCTGCGACACCTCCTCCAGCATCACGGTCGGCGGCACCAGGAACCGCGTCGCCAGCAGTTCCTCGGCGGAACCGTGCTCCCGCAACCAACTCACACGATCCAGCCAGGCCGCGGCCTCCGGCCCCAGCGGGTCGTCGAAGGCGTGCCGCAGGTCCTCGCAGACGATCTCGGGGTGCGCCGACGAGGTGCGACGCA includes these proteins:
- a CDS encoding fumarate hydratase gives rise to the protein MTTTSFQYVDPLPLGKDTTTEYRLVSPDGVRVTEVAGRRFLEVEPEALRLLAREAIKDIQHLLRTSHLKQLRSIIDDPEASGNDRFVATDLLRNACVSAGGVLPMCQDTGTAIVVGKRTETVLTGGDDEAALSEGVYDAYQQLNLRYSQMSPVTFWDEKNTGTNLPAQIELYHKAGQEPVYEFLFMAKGGGSANKTFLYQETKALLNPTRLARFLDEKLRSLGTAACPPYHLAIVVGGTSAEYNLKVAKLASARYLDNLPTEGSADGRAFRDTDLEQQVLAMTREFGIGAQFGGKYFCHDVRVIRLPRHGASCPVGIAVSCSADRQAKAKITADGVFLEQLERDPAQFLPEVSDEQLSDDVVRIDLNQPMDEIRRTLSALPVKTRLSLTGPLVVARDIAHAKIKERLDAGEPMPQYLRDHPVYYAGPAKTPEGYASGSFGPTTAGRMDSYVEQFQAAGGSLVMLAKGNRSRQVTDACRSHGGFYLGSIGGPAARLAKDCIRKVEVLEYPELGMEAVWKIEVEDFPAFIVVDDKGNDFFSETSAPTLQISFRR
- the dtd gene encoding D-aminoacyl-tRNA deacylase, with the protein product MRAVVMRVTRASVTVGDEVVGEIKEPGLLVLLGITHTDGAEQVDTMARKLHELRILDDEQSCASTGAPLLVVSQFTLYGDTRKGRRPTWTKAAPGSVAEPLVDAVVDALRARGATVATGRFGADMAVESVNDGPFTVLVEV
- a CDS encoding sigma-70 family RNA polymerase sigma factor, translated to MTVPQTIDQEIGPEADLDAQGPAADLVRVYLNGIGRTKLLTAEQEVALAKRIEAGVFARHMLETARVLDATRKSELTQLVRDGERAKNHLLEANLRLVVSLAKRYTGRGMPLLDLIQEGNLGLIRAVEKFDYTKGFKFSTYATWWIRQAITRGMADQGRTIRLPVHLVEQVNKLARIKRDLHQQLGREATTEELAKEAGIAPEKVADLLDHSRDPVSLDMPVGTDEDAPLGDFIEDAEATDAESAVISGLLQDDLRRVLATLDEREQSVIRLRYGLEDGQPRTLDQIGKRFGLSRERVRQIEREVMSKLRQGDRAERLRAYAS